Proteins from a single region of Oncorhynchus tshawytscha isolate Ot180627B linkage group LG03, Otsh_v2.0, whole genome shotgun sequence:
- the LOC121846234 gene encoding keratin-associated protein 4-7-like has translation MISDSDDDCCEDDCCEDDCCEDDCCEDDCCEDDCCDDDCCDDDCCEDDCREDDCCEDDCWDDDCCDDDCCEDDCCEDDCCDDDCCEDDCCEDDCCEDDCCEDDFCEDDCCEDDCCEDDCREDDCCEDDCCDDDCCEDDCCEDDCCDDDCCEDDCCEDDCCDDDCCEDDCCEDDCCEDDCWDDDCCDDDCCDNDCCEDDCCDDDCCDDDCCEDDCCEDDCCDDDCCEDDCCEDDCCEDDCCEDDCCDNDCCEDDCCDDDCCDDDCCDDDCCDNDCCEDDYCDDDCCDDDCCDDDCCDDDCCDNDCCEDDYCDDDCCDDDCCDDDCCDDDCCDDD, from the coding sequence ATGACTGCTGTGAGGATGACTGCTGTGAGGATGACTGCTGTGAGGATGACTGCTGTGAGGATGACTGCTGTGAGGATGACTGCTGTGATGACGACTGCTGTGATGATGACTGCTGTGAAGATGACTGCCGTGAAGATGACTGCTGTGAGGATGACTGTTGGGATGATGACTGCTGTGATGATGACTGCTGTGAGGATGACTGCTGTGAGGATGACTGCTGTGATGATGACTGCTGTGAGGATGACTGCTGTGAGGATGACTGCTGTGAGGATGACTGCTGTGAGGATGACTTCTGTGAGGATGACTGCTGTGAGGATGACTGCTGTGAAGATGACTGCCGTGAAGATGACTGCTGTGAGGATGACTGCTGTGATGATGACTGCTGTGAGGATGACTGCTGTGAGGATGACTGCTGTGATGATGACTGCTGTGAGGATGACTGCTGTGAGGATGACTGCTGTGATGATGACTGCTGTGAAGATGACTGCTGTGAGGATGACTGCTGTGAGGATGACTGTTGGGATGATGACTGCTGTGATGATGACTGCTGTGATAATGACTGCTGTGAAGATGACTGCTGTGATGATGACTGCTGTGATGATGACTGCTGTGAGGATGACTGCTGTGAGGATGACTGCTGTGATGATGACTGCTGTGAAGATGACTGCTGTGAAGATGACTGCTGTGAAGATGACTGCTGTGAGGATGACTGCTGTGATAATGACTGCTGTGAAGATGACTGCTGCGATGATGACTGCTGTGATGATGACTGCTGTGATGATGACTGCTGTGATAATGACTGCTGTGAAGATGACTACTGTGATGATGACTGCTGTGATGATGACTGCTGTGATGATGACTGCTGTGATGATGACTGCTGTGATAATGACTGCTGTGAAGATGACTACTGTGATGATGACTGCTGTGATGATGACTGCTGTGATGATGACTGCTGTGATGATGACTGCTGTGATGATGACTGA